In one Cellulomonas sp. JZ18 genomic region, the following are encoded:
- a CDS encoding PadR family transcriptional regulator → MSRRAQTDVAVLGALTLQPMTGYALRAAIVETLGHFWSESFGQIYPTLARLTADGLVTKDDDGRFTITPAGRTHLRTRLAEPYDVTPPRNPLLLRLFFGRTLGRDACRALLRDTGARATAQLAALAAVRDEIAAEPPSPDHPYALVTLDYGERMARAHLEWVEASLRALDAPGG, encoded by the coding sequence GTGAGCCGCCGCGCGCAGACCGACGTCGCCGTCCTCGGCGCCCTGACGCTCCAGCCCATGACCGGGTACGCGTTGCGCGCCGCGATCGTCGAGACCCTCGGCCACTTCTGGAGCGAGAGCTTCGGCCAGATCTACCCGACGCTCGCCCGGCTCACGGCGGACGGGCTCGTCACCAAGGACGACGACGGACGGTTCACGATCACGCCCGCCGGGCGCACGCACCTGCGCACCCGCCTCGCCGAGCCGTACGACGTCACGCCGCCGCGCAACCCGCTCCTGCTCCGGCTGTTCTTCGGCCGCACCCTCGGCCGCGACGCGTGCCGCGCCCTCCTGCGCGACACGGGCGCCCGGGCGACGGCGCAGCTCGCCGCGCTGGCCGCGGTCCGCGACGAGATCGCCGCCGAGCCGCCGTCGCCCGACCACCCGTACGCCCTGGTCACGCTCGACTACGGCGAGCGGATGGCGCGCGCGCACCTCGAGTGGGTGGAGGCGTCGCTGCGCGCGCTGGACGCGCCCGGCGGCTGA
- a CDS encoding MMPL family transporter has translation MSSALYRLGRFAFRRRTTVIGAWLAVLAVLGAAAGLFMTQLDNGVSIPGTESQQALDRLAATFPEASGTTAQVLVVAPDGQDVATDDVVAAVADAAGAFRDVPGVRAVADPFDTQTPGGVRSATTGRRPS, from the coding sequence GTGTCCTCTGCGCTGTACCGGCTCGGCCGGTTCGCGTTCCGCCGCCGCACGACCGTCATCGGGGCGTGGCTCGCGGTGCTCGCCGTGCTCGGCGCGGCCGCGGGCCTGTTCATGACGCAGCTCGACAACGGCGTCTCCATCCCCGGCACGGAGTCGCAGCAGGCGCTCGACCGGCTCGCGGCCACGTTCCCCGAGGCGAGCGGGACCACGGCCCAGGTGCTCGTCGTCGCCCCCGACGGGCAGGACGTCGCCACGGACGACGTGGTCGCGGCCGTCGCCGACGCCGCCGGCGCCTTCCGCGACGTGCCGGGCGTGCGCGCGGTGGCGGACCCGTTCGACACGCAGACGCCCGGCGGGGTCAGGTCAGCGACGACGGGGAGGCGGCCCTCCTGA
- a CDS encoding TetR/AcrR family transcriptional regulator → MSDQDVAAPADGRADGPDAPLSARRQRTRERLLDAAFDLFAEDGVDATSIETVCERAGFTRGAFYSNFASKHELLLALAGREQARHLAELREGIAAASAQGLPGADLDVADVGRFVAALLDRISDDRRWRVVSTELRLLALRQPAVAGGYLELEGQMVAECAAEVERLAAHVGRRFVVDARQVLLLVAEGYEADRRTAELAGGTVRAQDLAARWLPTVVERLTVPADQRA, encoded by the coding sequence ATGAGCGACCAGGACGTCGCGGCGCCGGCGGACGGCCGCGCCGACGGGCCGGACGCGCCCCTGTCCGCGCGGCGGCAGCGCACGCGCGAGCGCCTGCTCGACGCCGCGTTCGACCTCTTCGCCGAGGACGGCGTCGACGCCACGTCCATCGAGACCGTGTGCGAGCGCGCGGGCTTCACGCGCGGCGCGTTCTACTCCAACTTCGCGAGCAAGCACGAGCTGCTGCTCGCGCTCGCGGGCCGGGAGCAGGCCCGCCACCTCGCGGAGCTGCGCGAGGGCATCGCGGCCGCGTCCGCGCAGGGGCTGCCGGGCGCCGACCTCGACGTCGCCGACGTCGGCCGGTTCGTGGCCGCGCTGCTCGACCGCATCTCCGACGACCGCCGCTGGCGGGTCGTGAGCACGGAGCTGCGCCTGCTGGCCCTGCGCCAGCCGGCCGTCGCCGGGGGCTACCTCGAGCTCGAGGGGCAGATGGTCGCGGAGTGCGCGGCCGAGGTCGAGCGGCTCGCGGCCCACGTCGGCCGCCGCTTCGTCGTCGACGCGCGGCAGGTGCTCCTGCTCGTCGCCGAGGGGTACGAGGCCGACCGGCGCACGGCCGAGCTCGCGGGCGGCACCGTGCGGGCGCAGGACCTCGCCGCGCGGTGGCTCCCCACGGTCGTCGAGCGCCTCACCGTCCCGGCGGACCAGCGCGCCTGA
- a CDS encoding alpha-N-arabinofuranosidase: MTERARVLLHPAFRTGTIDRRLFGSFVEHLGRAVYTGIYEPGHETADEHGFRRDVAELTRELGVTMVRYPGGNFVSNYVWEDGVGPVEDRKPFIDLAWRTIEPNTIGTDEFLQWAEREGVEPMMAVNLGTRGVAAAAALVEYCNGEAGSRWADLRIANGREKPYGVKLWCLGNEMDGPWQIGHKDAHEYGKLAAEAGKAMKLVDPSIELVACGSSSMTMPTFGEWEQTVLSYTYDLVDHISMHAYYEEMDGDRASFLGSGTSMDRFIRRVVASADAVGARRRSDKKITISFDEWNVWYLQTRFPGEQNLPLQSDAPRIIEDVYSGLDAVVVGDLLVTLLNHADRVPVACLAQLVNVIAPIMTEPDGPAWKQPTFHPFATTARLARGDALDVRVEAPTITTAKHGDVPAVTAAATWDGSEADGQVAVFLVNRTAEPVEVELTHPGVVLSLGGGLQVTADHEPAVHGPSTRRRSRRST; this comes from the coding sequence ATGACTGAGCGCGCCCGCGTCCTGCTGCACCCCGCCTTCCGCACCGGCACGATCGACCGCCGCCTCTTCGGCTCGTTCGTCGAGCACCTGGGCCGGGCCGTGTACACCGGCATCTACGAGCCGGGGCACGAGACGGCCGACGAGCACGGGTTCCGTCGCGACGTCGCCGAGCTCACCCGTGAGCTCGGGGTGACGATGGTCCGCTACCCCGGCGGCAACTTCGTGTCGAACTACGTCTGGGAGGACGGCGTCGGCCCCGTCGAGGACCGCAAGCCGTTCATCGACCTCGCGTGGCGCACCATCGAGCCCAACACGATCGGCACCGACGAGTTCCTGCAGTGGGCCGAGCGCGAGGGCGTCGAGCCGATGATGGCCGTCAACCTCGGCACGCGTGGCGTCGCGGCCGCGGCGGCGCTCGTCGAGTACTGCAACGGCGAGGCCGGCTCGCGCTGGGCCGACCTGCGCATCGCGAACGGCCGCGAGAAGCCCTACGGCGTGAAGCTGTGGTGCCTCGGCAACGAGATGGACGGGCCGTGGCAGATCGGCCACAAGGACGCGCACGAGTACGGCAAGCTCGCCGCCGAGGCCGGCAAGGCGATGAAGCTCGTCGACCCGTCCATCGAGCTGGTCGCGTGCGGCTCGTCGTCCATGACGATGCCGACGTTCGGCGAGTGGGAGCAGACCGTCCTGTCCTACACGTACGACCTGGTCGACCACATCTCCATGCACGCCTACTACGAGGAGATGGACGGCGACCGCGCGTCGTTCCTCGGGTCGGGCACCTCGATGGACCGGTTCATCCGTCGCGTCGTCGCGTCGGCGGACGCGGTCGGGGCGCGCCGCCGCTCGGACAAGAAGATCACCATCTCGTTCGACGAGTGGAACGTCTGGTACCTGCAGACGCGCTTCCCCGGGGAGCAGAACCTGCCGCTGCAGTCCGACGCGCCGCGCATCATCGAGGACGTCTACTCCGGGCTCGACGCGGTCGTCGTGGGCGACCTGCTCGTCACGCTGCTCAACCACGCGGACCGCGTCCCCGTCGCGTGCCTCGCCCAGCTCGTCAACGTCATCGCGCCGATCATGACCGAGCCCGACGGCCCGGCCTGGAAGCAGCCGACGTTCCACCCGTTCGCCACCACCGCGCGCCTCGCCCGCGGTGACGCGCTCGACGTGCGCGTCGAGGCCCCGACGATCACGACGGCCAAGCACGGCGACGTCCCGGCCGTGACCGCGGCCGCCACGTGGGACGGCTCGGAGGCGGACGGGCAGGTCGCGGTGTTCCTCGTCAACCGCACGGCCGAGCCGGTCGAGGTCGAGCTGACGCACCCCGGCGTCGTCCTCTCCCTCGGTGGGGGCCTGCAGGTGACGGCCGACCACGAGCCCGCGGTCCACGGCCCGAGCACGCGGCGAAGGTCGAGGCGGAGCACGTGA
- a CDS encoding MMPL family transporter has translation MTVSLDGEGVAVGDDVKDELRALADDLDAALPEGYEATIGGQLYAQEFPGLTVTEALGVLVAFVVLLFTLGSFAAAGMPLVNALVGVGLSTVLVFLATAVTPITSTTPLLSLMLGLAVGIDYALFIVSRHREQLGAGLATEESAARANATAGSAVIFAGLTVMIALVGLGVAGIPFLTTMGVAGAVAVGIAVLVSITLVPALLGVAGERLRPRPRRRGRQAGLPAHHNRFFAGWVRLATARPWVTVVLTMGGLVALALPALDLRLALPDAGVQPESSSTRVTYDRVSEHFGAGANGPLVVTGSIVTSDDPLGLMADVADELRALPGVADVPLATPNASLDTGIVQVVPETGPTDEATADLVHRIRDMRDEIRAEHGFDLSVTGFTAVGIDVSAKLGAALLPFAVFVVGLSLVLLTMVFRSVAVPLKATLGYLLSVAAAFGVVTSVFEHGVLADALHVSRLGPVISFMPIVLMGVLFGLAMDYEVFLVSRVREDYVHSGDARRSIATGFLGSAKVVTAAAVIMVAVFFAFVPEGDVNIKPIALGLAVGVAVDAFVVRMTLVPAVLQLLGEKAWWMPRWLDRALPSFDVEGEALHRELALASWPGDEDVVLAARHLRPAVADGTDEVALAVRTGEALVVRADEPARVTGLLLTLAGRLEPVAGDLKVDGLVLPVRAAAARRRAGYVDLRTEGVAGLAAAVAEHPRVLVVDRADAVTDAAERTRVAALLRRAVDGGLAALVLGSAGPGDPGDLLPTGTP, from the coding sequence CTGACCGTCTCGCTCGACGGTGAGGGCGTGGCGGTCGGCGACGACGTCAAGGACGAGCTCCGCGCGCTCGCGGACGACCTCGACGCGGCGCTGCCCGAGGGGTACGAGGCCACGATCGGCGGGCAGCTGTACGCGCAGGAGTTCCCCGGCCTGACGGTCACCGAGGCGCTCGGCGTGCTCGTCGCGTTCGTCGTGCTGCTGTTCACGCTCGGCTCGTTCGCGGCCGCGGGCATGCCGCTCGTCAACGCGCTGGTGGGCGTGGGCCTGTCGACCGTGCTCGTCTTCCTCGCGACCGCGGTCACGCCGATCACGTCGACGACCCCGCTGCTCTCGCTCATGCTCGGGCTCGCCGTCGGCATCGACTACGCGCTCTTCATCGTCTCCCGGCACCGGGAGCAGCTCGGCGCCGGGCTGGCGACGGAGGAGTCGGCCGCCCGCGCCAACGCCACCGCGGGCTCCGCCGTCATCTTCGCGGGCCTCACGGTCATGATCGCGCTGGTCGGGCTGGGCGTCGCGGGCATCCCCTTCCTCACGACGATGGGCGTCGCGGGCGCCGTCGCGGTCGGGATCGCCGTGCTCGTGTCGATCACGCTCGTGCCCGCCCTGCTCGGGGTCGCCGGCGAGCGGCTGCGGCCGAGGCCCCGGCGCCGGGGGCGCCAGGCCGGTCTGCCGGCGCACCACAACCGCTTCTTCGCCGGCTGGGTCCGCCTGGCCACGGCCCGCCCGTGGGTCACGGTCGTCCTGACGATGGGCGGCCTCGTCGCCCTCGCGCTGCCGGCCCTCGACCTGCGGCTCGCACTGCCCGACGCGGGCGTGCAGCCCGAGTCGTCGTCGACCCGCGTCACCTACGACCGGGTCTCCGAGCACTTCGGCGCCGGCGCGAACGGGCCGCTCGTCGTCACCGGCAGCATCGTGACGAGCGACGACCCGCTCGGCCTCATGGCGGACGTCGCCGACGAGCTGCGCGCCCTGCCCGGCGTCGCCGACGTGCCGCTCGCGACGCCGAACGCGTCCCTCGACACCGGCATCGTCCAGGTCGTCCCCGAGACCGGGCCGACGGACGAGGCGACCGCCGACCTCGTGCACCGCATCCGCGACATGCGCGACGAGATCCGCGCCGAGCACGGGTTCGACCTGTCCGTCACCGGCTTCACCGCCGTCGGCATCGACGTCTCCGCCAAGCTCGGCGCCGCCCTGCTGCCGTTCGCGGTGTTCGTCGTCGGGCTGTCGCTCGTCCTGCTGACGATGGTGTTCCGGTCGGTCGCCGTGCCGCTCAAGGCGACGCTCGGCTACCTGCTGTCGGTGGCCGCCGCGTTCGGCGTGGTGACCAGCGTGTTCGAGCACGGCGTGCTGGCCGACGCGCTGCACGTGTCGCGGCTCGGACCCGTCATCTCGTTCATGCCGATCGTCCTCATGGGCGTGCTGTTCGGCCTCGCGATGGACTACGAGGTGTTCCTCGTGTCCCGCGTCCGCGAGGACTACGTGCACTCCGGCGACGCGCGCCGGTCGATCGCCACCGGGTTCCTCGGCTCCGCGAAGGTCGTCACCGCCGCGGCGGTCATCATGGTCGCCGTCTTCTTCGCGTTCGTCCCCGAGGGCGACGTCAACATCAAGCCCATCGCGCTGGGCCTGGCGGTCGGCGTCGCGGTCGACGCGTTCGTCGTCCGCATGACCCTCGTGCCGGCCGTCCTGCAGCTGCTCGGCGAGAAGGCGTGGTGGATGCCGCGCTGGCTCGACCGCGCGCTGCCGTCGTTCGACGTCGAGGGCGAGGCCCTGCACCGCGAGCTCGCACTCGCGTCGTGGCCCGGGGACGAGGACGTCGTCCTCGCGGCCCGGCACCTGCGTCCCGCCGTGGCGGACGGCACCGACGAGGTCGCGCTCGCCGTCCGCACCGGCGAGGCGCTCGTCGTCCGCGCGGACGAGCCCGCCCGCGTCACCGGGCTGCTGCTGACGCTCGCCGGGCGGCTCGAGCCCGTCGCGGGCGACCTCAAGGTCGACGGCCTCGTGCTGCCCGTCCGCGCGGCGGCCGCCCGCCGCCGCGCCGGGTACGTCGACCTGCGCACCGAGGGGGTCGCCGGGCTCGCCGCCGCGGTCGCCGAGCACCCCCGCGTCCTCGTCGTCGACCGGGCCGACGCGGTGACCGACGCCGCCGAGCGCACCCGCGTCGCCGCGCTGCTGCGGCGCGCCGTCGACGGCGGGCTCGCGGCCCTCGTCCTCGGGTCCGCCGGACCGGGCGACCCCGGCGACCTCCTGCCCACCGGCACCCCGTGA
- a CDS encoding carbohydrate ABC transporter permease yields the protein MRRRRKAAETRAGYAFLAPWLLGFVLLTAGPMIASLYLAFTNYNLFTSPEWVGIENFQRLFQDPNYIQAWRVTALYALIGTPLKLVSALAVAMLLNNSRRGQGFYRSAFYAPSLIGASVSIAIVWKAMFIDNGIVDRAGQTLGLPAGGWVGDPGRTLPMLILLTIWQFGAPMVIFLAGLKQIPTELYEAASVDGAGPVRKFLRITLPMLSPVLFFNLLLETIHAFQIFASAFIISSGTGGPARSTLFYTLYLYFRGFRDFQMGYASAMAWVLVLVVGAISFVMFRTQNRWVHYSGESK from the coding sequence ATGCGCCGCCGCCGGAAGGCCGCCGAGACCCGAGCCGGCTACGCGTTCCTCGCGCCGTGGCTCCTCGGCTTCGTCCTGCTCACCGCGGGACCGATGATCGCCTCCCTGTACCTGGCGTTCACGAACTACAACCTGTTCACGTCGCCGGAGTGGGTCGGCATCGAGAACTTCCAGCGGCTCTTCCAGGACCCGAACTACATCCAGGCGTGGCGGGTCACCGCCCTCTACGCCCTCATCGGGACGCCGCTGAAGCTGGTCTCGGCGCTCGCGGTCGCGATGCTGCTGAACAACAGCCGCCGGGGTCAGGGCTTCTACCGGTCGGCGTTCTACGCGCCCTCGCTCATCGGGGCGAGCGTGTCGATCGCCATCGTGTGGAAGGCGATGTTCATCGACAACGGCATCGTCGACCGGGCGGGCCAGACCCTCGGCCTGCCGGCCGGCGGGTGGGTCGGCGACCCGGGTCGCACGCTGCCGATGCTGATCCTGCTGACGATCTGGCAGTTCGGCGCCCCGATGGTCATCTTCCTCGCGGGTCTCAAGCAGATCCCCACGGAGCTGTACGAGGCCGCGTCGGTCGACGGCGCCGGTCCCGTGCGCAAGTTCCTCAGGATCACGCTGCCGATGCTCTCGCCGGTGCTGTTCTTCAACCTGCTGCTCGAGACCATCCACGCGTTCCAGATCTTCGCGTCGGCGTTCATCATCTCGTCCGGCACCGGTGGTCCCGCCCGGTCGACGCTCTTCTACACGCTCTACCTGTACTTCCGCGGCTTCCGGGACTTCCAGATGGGCTACGCGTCGGCGATGGCCTGGGTGCTCGTCCTGGTCGTCGGCGCCATCAGCTTCGTCATGTTCCGCACCCAGAACCGGTGGGTGCACTACTCGGGGGAGTCCAAGTGA
- a CDS encoding YhgE/Pip family protein, translating to MSTPTTRTARRWPAVVVALAAPLALALVLLAGTWDPAERLDRVQAAVVNEDAPVTLDGQYTPLGRQLAGALTDGEGAAATYDWVVTDADDATAGLEDGRYAAVVTIPADFSAAATSFAAPDGSPRQATVSVTTPDRSTAVDEVVAQAVTATAAQVLGRQLTTTYLENVLVGFSTLQEQLGEAADGATRLADGARSLADGNAQLATGAAGLADGSAQLASGVGQLRGGAGELATGAGTLAGGSRQLADGVGASAAGARELADGLTQLAGGTAAQPGGTDVLADGARDLAAGLGQAAAGARPLSTGVDAFTTGVVAAADGVAGVTQAGARSMDAAVEALDGAITALCTTDADAPGCAELREQRASLDAGRGALAEAEAQAAGLRELGQGLSAQLPGGLRALVDGLDRSAGAASQLAAGAGQVDAGVQQLSTGAGQLADGLGTLAGGARDLSGGASQLAAGSQVLAGGVTDLGSGADQLASGSAQLADGVRAATDGATQVADGTAELGTGLGEAVGQLPVTPEDERASLADVVATPVVAPATSVAAPLGRVSVLTAVALWVGALALLLAFPSLPRRAAGSTRSALGSALAALALPAALGAVQGLVVGSVVGGVTGQGAGRTVGLALVGLVAGVALVAFHQALAAWFGTPGRVLAVVAAFAFLVAGLAATVPAWVGDAVDWLPLGPAADAVAGVVGDGGSVGGAVVALVLWALASVAATAGAAARARASYGARTLAALA from the coding sequence ATGAGCACTCCCACCACCCGCACCGCCCGGCGCTGGCCCGCGGTCGTCGTCGCGCTCGCCGCCCCGCTCGCGCTGGCGCTCGTGCTGCTCGCCGGCACGTGGGACCCCGCCGAGCGGCTCGACCGCGTGCAGGCCGCCGTGGTGAACGAGGACGCGCCCGTCACGCTCGACGGGCAGTACACACCGCTCGGGCGTCAGCTCGCCGGTGCGCTGACCGACGGCGAGGGCGCCGCCGCGACCTACGACTGGGTCGTCACCGACGCGGACGACGCCACCGCGGGGCTCGAGGACGGCCGGTACGCCGCCGTCGTGACCATCCCGGCGGACTTCTCCGCGGCCGCGACGTCGTTCGCCGCACCGGACGGCTCGCCGCGGCAGGCGACGGTGTCGGTCACGACGCCGGACCGGTCCACCGCGGTCGACGAGGTCGTCGCGCAGGCCGTCACCGCCACCGCCGCGCAGGTGCTGGGCCGGCAGCTCACGACCACCTACCTGGAGAACGTGCTCGTCGGGTTCTCGACGCTGCAGGAGCAGCTGGGCGAGGCAGCCGACGGCGCGACCCGGCTCGCCGACGGCGCACGCTCGCTCGCGGACGGCAACGCCCAGCTCGCCACGGGCGCGGCGGGGCTGGCCGACGGGTCGGCGCAGCTCGCGTCGGGTGTCGGGCAGCTGCGCGGCGGTGCGGGCGAGCTCGCGACGGGGGCGGGCACGCTCGCCGGCGGGTCGCGGCAGCTCGCCGACGGTGTGGGCGCGTCGGCCGCGGGCGCGCGCGAGCTCGCGGACGGGCTCACACAGCTCGCAGGCGGCACGGCGGCGCAGCCGGGCGGCACGGACGTCCTCGCCGACGGTGCGCGGGACCTCGCGGCCGGGCTCGGTCAGGCGGCCGCGGGGGCGCGCCCGCTGAGCACCGGCGTCGACGCGTTCACCACGGGCGTCGTCGCCGCCGCCGACGGGGTCGCCGGCGTCACGCAGGCGGGGGCGCGGAGCATGGACGCCGCCGTCGAGGCGCTGGACGGCGCGATCACCGCGCTGTGCACGACCGACGCGGACGCCCCGGGCTGCGCCGAGCTGCGCGAGCAGCGGGCGTCGCTGGACGCGGGCCGGGGTGCGCTCGCGGAGGCCGAGGCGCAGGCGGCCGGGCTGCGCGAGCTCGGGCAGGGGCTGTCCGCCCAGCTGCCGGGTGGTCTGCGGGCGCTCGTCGACGGGCTGGACCGGTCCGCGGGGGCCGCGTCGCAGCTGGCCGCCGGTGCGGGGCAGGTCGACGCGGGCGTGCAGCAGCTGAGCACGGGTGCCGGGCAGCTCGCCGACGGCCTCGGGACGCTCGCGGGCGGTGCACGGGACCTCTCGGGCGGTGCGTCGCAGCTCGCCGCCGGCTCGCAGGTGCTCGCGGGGGGCGTCACCGACCTCGGGTCCGGCGCGGACCAGCTCGCGTCCGGCAGCGCGCAGCTGGCCGACGGCGTGCGTGCCGCGACGGACGGTGCCACGCAGGTCGCCGACGGCACGGCAGAGCTCGGCACGGGCCTCGGGGAGGCGGTCGGGCAGCTGCCCGTCACGCCCGAGGACGAGCGCGCGTCGCTCGCGGACGTCGTCGCGACGCCCGTCGTCGCCCCGGCGACGTCGGTGGCCGCGCCGCTGGGCCGCGTCTCGGTGCTCACCGCCGTGGCCCTGTGGGTCGGCGCGCTCGCGCTGCTCCTCGCGTTCCCGTCGCTGCCGCGCCGGGCGGCCGGCTCCACGCGCTCCGCGCTCGGCTCGGCTCTCGCCGCGCTGGCGCTGCCCGCCGCGCTGGGCGCGGTGCAGGGCCTGGTCGTCGGCTCCGTGGTCGGCGGCGTGACCGGTCAGGGCGCGGGCCGCACCGTGGGCCTCGCGCTCGTCGGGCTCGTCGCCGGGGTGGCGCTGGTGGCGTTCCACCAGGCCCTGGCCGCGTGGTTCGGCACACCCGGCCGGGTGCTCGCGGTCGTCGCGGCCTTCGCGTTCCTCGTCGCAGGCCTCGCCGCGACCGTGCCGGCGTGGGTCGGCGACGCGGTCGACTGGCTGCCCCTGGGTCCGGCGGCCGACGCCGTGGCCGGCGTGGTCGGCGACGGGGGGTCGGTCGGCGGCGCGGTCGTCGCCCTCGTCCTGTGGGCCCTCGCCTCGGTGGCCGCGACCGCGGGCGCCGCGGCCCGCGCCCGCGCGTCCTACGGCGCCCGCACCCTCGCCGCCCTGGCCTGA
- a CDS encoding carbohydrate ABC transporter permease — protein MSTTAPAASPATSGRQGLPTAEQSAALRRRNQGRSRVRSVVFHVISLAVVAVILYPAVWMFVSTLKPSSEIIGSVSIIPTDPSLANFTKALAGIAGVSFWQFFLNSLLLAVGSVVGITLSCSVSAYAFARIDFPGRGLFFTLMIGTLLLPFHVVIIPQYIVFNQLGLVGTYVPLLIGKFLAAEAFFVFLMVQFMRNLPRELDEAARIDGAGHVRIFTAIMLPLMKPALVTSSIFAFIWSWNDFFGPLIYLSSPDTFPLPLALRLFVDQTTVSDYGAQMAMAVLALLPVLLFFLVFQRYLVQGVATQGLKG, from the coding sequence GTGAGCACGACCGCACCGGCGGCGTCGCCGGCCACGTCCGGGCGCCAGGGCCTCCCGACCGCTGAGCAGTCCGCGGCCCTGCGCCGCCGCAACCAGGGCCGCAGCCGCGTGCGCTCCGTGGTGTTCCACGTGATCTCGCTGGCCGTGGTCGCCGTGATCCTCTACCCGGCGGTGTGGATGTTCGTGTCCACGCTGAAGCCGTCGAGCGAGATCATCGGGTCGGTCAGCATCATCCCGACCGACCCGAGCCTGGCGAACTTCACGAAGGCCCTGGCCGGCATCGCCGGCGTCTCGTTCTGGCAGTTCTTCCTCAACTCGCTGCTGCTGGCGGTGGGGTCGGTGGTCGGCATCACGCTGTCCTGCTCGGTCAGCGCCTACGCGTTCGCGCGGATCGACTTCCCGGGCCGCGGGCTGTTCTTCACGCTCATGATCGGCACGCTGCTGCTGCCGTTCCACGTCGTGATCATCCCGCAGTACATCGTGTTCAACCAGCTCGGCCTGGTCGGCACGTACGTGCCCCTGCTGATCGGCAAGTTCCTCGCGGCGGAGGCGTTCTTCGTCTTCCTCATGGTGCAGTTCATGCGCAACCTGCCGCGCGAGCTGGACGAGGCGGCGCGCATCGACGGCGCCGGGCACGTGCGGATCTTCACCGCGATCATGCTGCCGCTCATGAAGCCGGCGCTCGTGACCAGCTCGATCTTCGCGTTCATCTGGTCCTGGAACGACTTCTTCGGCCCGCTGATCTACCTCAGCTCGCCCGACACGTTCCCGCTGCCGCTGGCGCTGCGCCTCTTCGTCGACCAGACGACGGTGTCCGACTACGGCGCGCAGATGGCCATGGCCGTGCTCGCGCTGCTGCCGGTGCTGCTGTTCTTCCTGGTGTTCCAGCGCTACCTCGTGCAGGGCGTCGCGACGCAGGGCCTCAAGGGCTGA
- a CDS encoding ABC transporter substrate-binding protein — protein sequence MKRSVLTATGVAVVAALGLAACGGSDSGGDAAPSAGGTADTTPVTLNFTWWGNDDRAARYNEALELFSEEYPHITVNGSFAAFPDYWTQRSTEAAGRNLPDVMQFDLSYLREFNQSGQLLDLQEHIDSGAIDLSGFDETLVEAGVLDGKTIGIPTSTNTLGMFYNPNLLEQTGVEFPDAETYTYDEYNEFIAAVAAAGQSTPEGYPIYGGGDYTATFWFFIQYLLQKGVTPFEEDGTLGFDEGDVVEYLEMTADLRADKAVYPVERGVALKPLGGFTVNESASEISWDNFLAGYVADSGTENLEITQIPSVEPGEKALFFKPSMLYSIGANTEHPEAAATLVNFLLTDPEVGRIFGTSKGVPADEEQRAAVEAPEGSVDAKVIAYEEAVAEEVTETTPIPVKGFGTIEAKWLELGENLNYGTITPEQFASEWFAEAEMATM from the coding sequence ATGAAGCGATCCGTCCTCACGGCCACCGGCGTGGCCGTCGTCGCCGCCCTCGGCCTCGCCGCCTGCGGCGGCAGCGACAGCGGGGGCGACGCCGCCCCGTCCGCCGGCGGCACCGCCGACACGACGCCCGTCACCCTCAACTTCACCTGGTGGGGCAACGACGACCGCGCCGCCCGCTACAACGAGGCGCTCGAGCTCTTCAGCGAGGAGTACCCGCACATCACGGTGAACGGCTCGTTCGCGGCCTTCCCCGACTACTGGACGCAGCGGTCCACCGAGGCCGCCGGGCGCAACCTGCCCGACGTCATGCAGTTCGACCTGTCCTACCTGCGCGAGTTCAACCAGAGCGGCCAGCTGCTCGACCTGCAGGAGCACATCGACAGCGGCGCGATCGACCTGTCGGGCTTCGACGAGACGCTCGTCGAGGCCGGCGTGCTCGACGGCAAGACGATCGGCATCCCGACGTCCACCAACACGCTCGGCATGTTCTACAACCCGAACCTGCTGGAGCAGACGGGGGTCGAGTTCCCCGACGCGGAGACCTACACGTACGACGAGTACAACGAGTTCATCGCGGCCGTCGCGGCCGCCGGCCAGTCGACCCCCGAGGGCTACCCGATCTACGGCGGCGGCGACTACACGGCCACGTTCTGGTTCTTCATCCAGTACCTGCTGCAGAAGGGCGTCACGCCGTTCGAGGAGGACGGGACGCTCGGCTTCGACGAGGGCGACGTCGTGGAGTACCTCGAGATGACGGCGGACCTGCGTGCCGACAAGGCCGTCTACCCGGTCGAGCGCGGCGTCGCGCTCAAGCCGCTCGGCGGCTTCACCGTGAACGAGTCGGCGTCCGAGATCAGCTGGGACAACTTCCTCGCCGGCTACGTCGCCGACTCGGGCACCGAGAACCTCGAGATCACGCAGATCCCGTCGGTCGAGCCGGGGGAGAAGGCGCTGTTCTTCAAGCCGTCGATGCTCTACTCGATCGGCGCGAACACCGAGCACCCCGAGGCCGCGGCCACGCTGGTGAACTTCCTGCTCACCGACCCCGAGGTCGGCCGCATCTTCGGCACCTCGAAGGGCGTCCCCGCGGACGAGGAGCAGCGCGCCGCCGTCGAGGCGCCCGAGGGCTCCGTCGACGCCAAGGTCATCGCGTACGAGGAGGCCGTCGCCGAGGAGGTCACCGAGACCACCCCGATCCCGGTCAAGGGCTTCGGCACCATCGAGGCCAAGTGGCTCGAGCTCGGCGAGAACCTCAACTACGGCACCATCACGCCCGAGCAGTTCGCGAGCGAGTGGTTCGCCGAGGCGGAGATGGCCACCATGTGA